One window of the Mixophyes fleayi isolate aMixFle1 chromosome 6, aMixFle1.hap1, whole genome shotgun sequence genome contains the following:
- the TEFM gene encoding transcription elongation factor, mitochondrial, with protein MLSSLQVLIITGRSVFVRSCPVTVLVQRSVHRARCLWKWETSREETSVAEEMEESVDKAYSAQQRDTILHMLNTVSERQLKRMKMLQEGMSAQIVQYRETNGPFLDLDALSKVADIEHIKKLCDSMLNYTASAPPRGQTAKFIKPDIPMDRLQAADSIVSIVFGIKKIAWAHVDRTMTVKDWQQHEWFRFMKGKQQPEVYLEDISLAVSKLPQTDIYILEKPAISIQSSSLFPVMLHLSTVEAMLYAMLNPRFTAAQDHRVFSMARNTVGKHFEIMVGESKTSGVDIVQRLIDEAVTREQPRINFTQDIIQQYKHKFQARGQIRNEEMCDALLQALTFYELAIPRP; from the exons ATGCTCAGCTCACTGCAAGTCCTGATCATCACCG GGCGAAGTGTCTTTGTACGATCATGTCCTGTCACAGTGCTGGTACAACGTTCTGTGCATCGTGCCAGATGTCTGTGGAAGTGGGAGACCTCCAGGGAGGAAACGTCCGTGGCTGAGGAGATGGAGGAGAGTGTGGACAAGGCCTATTCGGCGCAGCAGAGAGACACAATCTTGCATATGCTAAACACTGTGTCGGAGAGGCAGCTGAAGCGGATGAAAATGCTGCAAGAGGGGATGTCTGCCCAGATTGTGCAGTACCGGGAGACTAACGGACCATTTTTAGACCTGGATGCTCTAAGCAAAGTTGCTGATATCGAACACATTAAGAAGCTGTGTGACTCGATGCTGAATTACACAGCCAGTGCACCGCCGAGGGGACAGACAGCCAAGTTTATAAAGCCGGATATCCCCATGGACAGGCTACAG GCTGCAGACAGCATCGTGTCTATTGTgtttgggataaaaaaaatagCCTGGGCTCACGTAGACCGTACAATGACTGTGAAGGACTGGCAGCAACACGAATGGTTTCGATTCATGAAGGGGAAGCAGCAGCCCGAGGTTTACTTGGAAGAt ATATCATTAGCAGTATCTAAGCTTCCGCAGACAGATATTTACATCCTTGAGAAACCCGCCATCTCCATTCAAAGCTCCTCACTGTTCCCTGTGATGTTACACTTGTCCACGGTGGAAGCTATGTTGTATGCCATGTTGAACCCACGTTTTACAGCCGCGCAGGATCACCGGGTGTTCAGTATGGCTAGAAACACAGTCGGAAAACACTTTGAGATCATGGTAGGGGAGTCGAAAACCAGCGGTGTGGACATTGTACAGCGACTCATTGATGAGGCGGTTACCCGGGAGCAGCCCAGAATTAACTTTACACAGGATATTATTCAGCAGTACAAGCACAAATTCCAGGCCAGAGGACAAATCCGGAATGAGGAAATGTGTGATGCCCTGCTGCAAGCACTCACCTTCTATGAACTCGCTATACCTAGACCATAA